The sequence below is a genomic window from Streptomyces sp. NBC_00582.
CGGCTCTTCGAGGAGATCGAGGAGCGCGGACTCGTCGCGCCGGGCCGGGGGGAGCGGGCGGTCAGCGACCGGATCCGGGATCTGGCGAACGACCTGTTCGGCACGACCCGGCACTGGCACAAGCGGATCGTGCGCTCCGGCCCGAACACCCTGCTCCCCTACAAGGAGAACCCGCCGGACCGGGTGATCGGCGCGGACGACCTCGTGTTCGCCGACTTCGGGCCGATCTTCGAGGAGTACGAGGCCGACTTCGGCCGGACCTTCGTCCTCGGCGACGACCCGGTCAAGCACCGGCTGCGCGACGACCTTCCGAAGGTCTTCGCGGCGGGCCGGCGGTTCTTCGAGAGCGACCCCGGCATCACCGGCGAGCGGCTGTACGCCGAGGTCGAGCGGCTCGCCGCCGAGGCCGGCTGGGAGCTGGGCGGCTGGCACGCCGGGCATCTGGTCGGCGAGTTCCCGCACGAGTGGATCGACGGCGCGGACGTCGAGTCGTACATCACCCCCGCCAACGCCACCCCGCTGCGCCGCACCGACAAGGCGGGCCGCCGCTGCCACTGGATCCTGGAGATCCATCTCGTCGACCGCGAGCGGGGCTTCGGCGGCTTCCACGAGGAACTGCTCACCCTCTGACCGGCACCCTGCCGCCGTACGTCCGCCGCCTCCCGCTCCCCGAGGCCTCGACCGTGCGGTGGGCACGGGCCGCCGGGCTGTCGCCGTGTCTGCTCGAGCACCCTCCTGCTCCGTCAACGGCCGCCCGGCCGCACACCGTGCCGGGCCCCGGCATCCCGCACACGCTCCCGTGCGGCGGAGCAGGGTCACCGCCCGTCCGGTCCCCTTCACCGCGCACCCGCCCCGGACGCCGTCCAGGATGAAGGATGCGCGTCCCGCACCGGCCGCCCACGGACGCGGCGTCACGAGTCGGTCGTCCGGGACCGCGGCCACCCCGAGTCTCCCGATCAGGGCCTCGGGCTGCCACAGCGCGGTGCGGCGGACGCCGGCCGGCTCGCGCCACACCGTGCCGATCTCCCTGCCGTGCGGGGTGGTCGGCAGGGGTGCCGGCGGTTCACGTGCGGACCGGATGTATTGACTTTAATTGACGACAGTGAAAAATACGAGACATCGGTTCCCGGACCGACCGCCCCGACCGAACGGAGCCGCATCGCCATGGAGCCCGACCTGAGCACGTACCGGCCGGAGGGCGACAACGCGATGTACCGCCTGCCCGGCGGCATCGTGGCCCCCGTCGTCACCCGCGGCGGCCTGGAGGACGCGAACACCGCCGACTCGGGCGGGGCCCTCCCTGTCTCGGGCGTGAGCAGTCGGCACACGCCCGCCACCCGACCGCGGTTCGGCGAGAGGTTCGAGGACCACGTCGACATGCAGGAGGGCGACCGGGTCTTCGTCGCCGACCTGCCCGACATCGCCGACGCCGAGCCGCGCGACAGGCTCGACCGATGACGGCGACGCCACCGACCTCGGCCGTCTTCACCGCCGCCGTCACCCTGAAGCCCGCCGAACCCGAGCACTTCGACCTCGCCTTCACCGCCGTCACCCAGCCCTGCCCCTGGCCAAAGGCCTACGGCGGCGACCTGGTCGCCCAGGCGGCGGCCGCCGCCATGCGGTCGGTGACCGACGGCAAGTCGCTGCACTCCATGCACAGTTACTTCCTGCGCCCGGCCGACATCGGCGCAGAGGTCCGCTACGAGGTGGAGGTGCTGCGCGACGGCCGCGGCTACAGCACCCGCCAGGTGCGCGGCCACCAGAACGGCAAACCGCTCTACGTCTGTCTCGCCAACTTCGCGGCGGGCGAGCCCGGTTCGGCCTTCCATGCCACGCTCGCCGAGGACGTCCCCGGGCCGGACGGCCTGCCGACCTCGGCCGAGTACCTCGCACGGCACCCCGACGCCCCCCTGTCCGAGGAGGTCAGGGCCTACTGGTCCGGCGGCCGCAGCTTCGACATGCGGCATGTGCCGGGGCCGGTCTACCTCACCGTCGACGGCGACCGCAGGCCGCACCAGGCCGTCTGGATCAAGCCCTACGACCCGCTCCGCCCCGTCGACGGACTCACCGACGCCCAGCGGGACCTGGCCGCCCTGGCGTACGTCTGCGACTACACGATCCTCGAACCCGTCCTGCGGGTCCTCGATCTGCCCTGGTCCCGGCCCGGGCTGGTCACCGCGAGCCTCGACCACGCCATGTGGTTCCACCGCCCAGGACCGGTGGGCGACTGGCTTCTCTACGTCCAGGAAGCCGCCGCCGCCGACGCGGGCCGCGGACTGGGCACGGGCCGCTTCTTCACGCGCGACCACCGCCACCTGGCCACCGTGGTCCAGGAGGGCATGATCCGCCCCGCCTGACCCGCCCCTTCCCCGGCGGGATCCCGGAAGGACACGTCCGTTGACCCCTCCCTTCCCCGTCCCTCTCACCCCGTCGGCGCACGTCGACACCTTCACCCGCGACCATCTCCCGCCCGCACACCTCTGGCCGACGATCGAGTTCACCACCCCGGAACTGCGCTACCCGGACCGGCTCAACGCGGCGACCGAACTCATCGACCGGCCCCTGGCGCTCCACGGCCCCGACCGCCCGGCCCTGCGCACCCCCGCCGGAGAGGTGTGGACGTACGGCGAGCTGCGCACCCGCGCCAACCAGGTCGCCCAGGTCCTCACCGAGGACCTCGGCCTGGTCCCGGGCGGGCGCGTCCTGCTCCGCTCACCCAACAACCCCTGGACGGTGGCCTGTTGGCTCGGCGTGCTCAAGGCGGGCGGGGTCGTGGTCACCACGATGGCCGCCCTGCGCGTCCGCGAACTCGTCCCCGTCGCCGAACGCACCCGTCCCTCGATCGCCCTGGTGGACCACCGGTTCGCCGAGGACGCCTACGCCCTGCGCGACTCCGTCCTGCCGTCGCTGACGGTCGTGGAGTACGGCGGCACCGGGGGCCTCACCGCCCTGGCGGCGGCCAAGTCCGGCGAGTTCACCGACGTCGACACCGCCGCCGACGACGTGGCCCTGCTCGGCCCCACCTCCGGAAGCACCGGCGTCCCCAAGATCACCATGCACTTCCACCGGGACATCCTGTCCATCGACAACACCTTCGGCCGCCACACCCTCGGCCTGGTCCCCGACGACCTGGTCGCCTGCACCGCGCCCCTCGCCTTCACCTTCGGTCTCGGCATGCTGGTCGTCTTCCCGCTGCGGGCCGGCGCCTGCGCCCTGCTCACCGAGGCCGCCACCCCCCTCCAGCTCGCGGACATCGTCCAGGAAAACGGGGTGACCGTCCTCGCCACGGCACCCACCGCCTACCGGGCCGTCCTGCGCGAGGGAGCCGAGTCCAAGCTGTCCGGACTGCGGATCGGTGTCTCGGCCGGCGAGCACATCCCCCGCTCCACCTGGGACGACCTGCACACCCGCATCGGGCTGAAGGTCGTCGACGGCATCGGCGCCACCGAACTCCTGCACATCTTCATCTCCGCCGCCGCCGACGCCATCCGCCCCGGCGCCACCGGCCTGCCCGTCCCCGGATACCGCGCCGCCGTCCTGGACGTGGACGGCACGGAACTCGGCCCCGGCGAACCGGGCCGGCTCGGGGTCATCGGCCCCGTCGGCTGCCGGTACCTCGACGACACCCGCCAGAAGGACTACGTCCTCGACGGCTGGAACATCACCGGGGACGTCTTCCACCGGGACGAGGACGGCTACTTCCACTACCACGCCCGCAGCGACAGCATGATCGTCTCCTCCGGCTACAACATCGGCGGCCCCGAGGTGGAAGCCGCCATCGACACCCACCCGGACGTCGTCGAGTCCGCCGTCGTCCCCCGCCCCGACCCCGAACGCGGCTCGGTCGTCTGCGCGTTCGTCGTGCTGCGCGACGGCGTCGCCGGCGACGAGGCGAAGGCCAAGGAGATCCAGGACCACGTCAAACAGGTCCTGGCGCCCTACAAGTACCCCCGTGACGTGCGCTTCCACGGCGCTCTGCCGCGCAACACCAGCGGAAAACTCCAGCGGTTCGCCCTGAGCAGGATCATCGAGGCCGAACAGGCCGCCGAACGGTGAGAGACGAACACCCGACATCCACAAGACCCACGTGCCGCGCTGGGCGACCTGGCACCCGATTCGCCCAGCTCGATCCGTGGGTGAACGGCGCCGGCCGGGTGCTCGCCCCGGCTCAGCCGCCCTCCCGGCCCGCCGACACGAGCGTCCGCGCCGGACACGGTCCCGGTGGTGGTGCTCCTGTCCCGGAGGTCAGGCGTAGGGGGTGAGGACGAGGTAGCCGTCGATGCGGCTGAGCCGGTCGGAGGCGGGGTCGGGCGGCAGCGCGTGGCCGAGGTCGCCGGCGCGGACCTCGCTGATCCACTGGTCGTGCTGGTACTCGTGGTTGATCAGCGCGGTCAGCAGCAGGTTTCCGACGACGGCGAGCTGGCCGGGGGCCCCGACGTCGCCGGAGGCGATGGCGCCGATCCGGGCGTGGACGCGCTCGGCGACGGTGTCGCGGAAGGCGGTGAGCCGTTCGACGGTGGGCAGGGCGCCGCGGAACTTCTCCGGGTTCGCCGAGTCCATGAGCCCGTCCAGTCCGGGGTCGGGGCTGGGCTCGGCCGCGGTGAGGTTGCGGACCATGAAGTGGGCCACGTGGGCCTGGTGCCCGAGGTGCCAGCCGATGGCGCTGGAGTCCTCGTGCGGGCGCCAGGTCACCTCGTCCGGGGTGAGGTCTCTCCAGAGGTCGTCGGTGTAGGCGCGGGCACGGTCGTACTCGTGCAGCAGCGCTGTGAGGTCGTGCATGACTCGGCCTGTCTGCTTCGGGGGTGGGCATACGGCAGGCGCCGCGGCGTGCCTGCCAAGGTAGGCAGTGATCGCGGGATCGGGTAGGGGGCGAAACGGCGCCCCGCCACGCCGGCCACGTCGAAGGCGCCCTCGCGGCCGGAGCGCGAGCGGCACAGGCGGTACTGGGGCGCCGACGCGCCGAAATACGGCAGTCGGTCATCCGGCAGTCGGTCACCCGGCCCGGTAGAGGGCGGTGAGCAGCTCGATCGCGGCCGGTGTGGCGGGGTGCGGGTCGTCCCGCCACCAGGCCAGCCGTACGGCGACCGGCTCGGCGTCGCGCACCGGGACGTAGACGACGCCGGGCCTCGGATACTGGTAGGCGGTGGACTCGGCGGTCATGCCGACGCGGCGGCCGGCGGAGATCACGGTGAGCCAGTCGTCGACATCGTGGATCTCCTCGGTCGCCGGGCGGGCGTCCGGCGGCCACAGCTCGGGGGTCGTGGTACCGGTACGGCGGTCGATCAGCAGGGTGCGCTCGGCCAGATCGGCCAGCCGCAGGGAGCGGTGCGCGGCCAGGTCGTCCTCGGCGGACAGAGCGGCGAGCCGCCGCTCCAGACCGACGATGGCCGAGTCGAACCGGCGGTCGTCCAGCGGCCGGCGCACCACCGCCAGGTCGCAGCTGCCCTCCGCGAGACCGGCGGTCGCGGTGTTGACCCGCACCAGGCGCAGATCCGTCCCGGGGTGTTCCTGGACCCAGCGGCGCTGGAAGGCCGCCGTGTGGCGGCCGAGCGCGGACCAGGCGTAGCCGACGCGGAGGCTGGTGTGGCCCGAGGTGGCCTCCCGGACCAGGTCGGCCACCTCGCCGAGCACCCGCCGAGCGTGCGCCACCACCCGTAGTCCGGTCGCCGTCGGCGTGACCTCGCGGGAGGTGCGTCGCAACAGCCTCACTCCCAGGCTCCGTTCGAGCGACGCCAGGGTCCGGGACACGGCCGCCTGGGAGACGCCCAGCGCGATGGCCGCGTCGGTGAAGGTGCCCTCGTCGACGATCGCGACGAGGCAGCGCAGGTGCCGAAGCTCCACATCCATGACTCAAGCGTATGGACCAGGCGGCGAACGCATTTTGTGCATGCGCCACTGAGGCACACGATCGGGACATGCGCGCAGCCTCCGCATCTGCCACACCCCCACGGCGTCCCGCCGTGCCCGTCTTCTCGCCGTCCTCCGCGCCGAAGCCGCCCGGAGGACGACTCGCCGGTGTGGCCACCATGATCGGCAGCGGCCTGTCCAACCAGACCGGCGCCGCCCTCGGTTCCCTGGCCTTCCCCGTGCTCGGGCCCGTCGGTGTCGTCGCGGTCCGCCAGTACGTCGCCGCGATCGCCCTCCTGGCCGTCGGCCGCCCCCGCCTCAGGAGCTTCACCTGGTCCCAGTGGCGTCCGGTGCTGGCGCTGGCCGTGGTGTTCGGGACGATGAACCTGTCCCTGTACACCGCCATCGACCGGGTCGGACTGGGCCTGGCGGTGACCCTCGAGTTCCTGGGTCCGCTGACGATCGCCCTGGCCGGGGCGCGCCGAAGGATCGACGCGTGCTGTGCGCTGATCGCCGCGGCGGGCGCGGTCACGCTCATGCGCCCGCAGCCCTCGACCGACTACCTCGGCCTGGGCCCGGGCCTGCTCGCCGCCTGCTGCTGGGCGTCGTACATCCTGCTCAACCGCACGGTCGGCGACCGCGTACCCGGCGCCCAGGGCTCCGCCGCCGCCTCCCTCGTG
It includes:
- a CDS encoding M24 family metallopeptidase; the protein is MTDDEATRAARLLEAQAKAVRLFEEIEERGLVAPGRGERAVSDRIRDLANDLFGTTRHWHKRIVRSGPNTLLPYKENPPDRVIGADDLVFADFGPIFEEYEADFGRTFVLGDDPVKHRLRDDLPKVFAAGRRFFESDPGITGERLYAEVERLAAEAGWELGGWHAGHLVGEFPHEWIDGADVESYITPANATPLRRTDKAGRRCHWILEIHLVDRERGFGGFHEELLTL
- a CDS encoding acyl-CoA thioesterase, translated to MTATPPTSAVFTAAVTLKPAEPEHFDLAFTAVTQPCPWPKAYGGDLVAQAAAAAMRSVTDGKSLHSMHSYFLRPADIGAEVRYEVEVLRDGRGYSTRQVRGHQNGKPLYVCLANFAAGEPGSAFHATLAEDVPGPDGLPTSAEYLARHPDAPLSEEVRAYWSGGRSFDMRHVPGPVYLTVDGDRRPHQAVWIKPYDPLRPVDGLTDAQRDLAALAYVCDYTILEPVLRVLDLPWSRPGLVTASLDHAMWFHRPGPVGDWLLYVQEAAAADAGRGLGTGRFFTRDHRHLATVVQEGMIRPA
- a CDS encoding AMP-binding protein, with the translated sequence MTPPFPVPLTPSAHVDTFTRDHLPPAHLWPTIEFTTPELRYPDRLNAATELIDRPLALHGPDRPALRTPAGEVWTYGELRTRANQVAQVLTEDLGLVPGGRVLLRSPNNPWTVACWLGVLKAGGVVVTTMAALRVRELVPVAERTRPSIALVDHRFAEDAYALRDSVLPSLTVVEYGGTGGLTALAAAKSGEFTDVDTAADDVALLGPTSGSTGVPKITMHFHRDILSIDNTFGRHTLGLVPDDLVACTAPLAFTFGLGMLVVFPLRAGACALLTEAATPLQLADIVQENGVTVLATAPTAYRAVLREGAESKLSGLRIGVSAGEHIPRSTWDDLHTRIGLKVVDGIGATELLHIFISAAADAIRPGATGLPVPGYRAAVLDVDGTELGPGEPGRLGVIGPVGCRYLDDTRQKDYVLDGWNITGDVFHRDEDGYFHYHARSDSMIVSSGYNIGGPEVEAAIDTHPDVVESAVVPRPDPERGSVVCAFVVLRDGVAGDEAKAKEIQDHVKQVLAPYKYPRDVRFHGALPRNTSGKLQRFALSRIIEAEQAAER
- a CDS encoding DinB family protein; amino-acid sequence: MHDLTALLHEYDRARAYTDDLWRDLTPDEVTWRPHEDSSAIGWHLGHQAHVAHFMVRNLTAAEPSPDPGLDGLMDSANPEKFRGALPTVERLTAFRDTVAERVHARIGAIASGDVGAPGQLAVVGNLLLTALINHEYQHDQWISEVRAGDLGHALPPDPASDRLSRIDGYLVLTPYA
- a CDS encoding LysR family transcriptional regulator; this translates as MDVELRHLRCLVAIVDEGTFTDAAIALGVSQAAVSRTLASLERSLGVRLLRRTSREVTPTATGLRVVAHARRVLGEVADLVREATSGHTSLRVGYAWSALGRHTAAFQRRWVQEHPGTDLRLVRVNTATAGLAEGSCDLAVVRRPLDDRRFDSAIVGLERRLAALSAEDDLAAHRSLRLADLAERTLLIDRRTGTTTPELWPPDARPATEEIHDVDDWLTVISAGRRVGMTAESTAYQYPRPGVVYVPVRDAEPVAVRLAWWRDDPHPATPAAIELLTALYRAG
- a CDS encoding EamA family transporter, with the translated sequence MRAASASATPPRRPAVPVFSPSSAPKPPGGRLAGVATMIGSGLSNQTGAALGSLAFPVLGPVGVVAVRQYVAAIALLAVGRPRLRSFTWSQWRPVLALAVVFGTMNLSLYTAIDRVGLGLAVTLEFLGPLTIALAGARRRIDACCALIAAAGAVTLMRPQPSTDYLGLGPGLLAACCWASYILLNRTVGDRVPGAQGSAAASLVSAVLFLPVGALAALRHPPTAAAVGYAVAAGVLSSAVPYLADLLTLRRVPARAFGLFMSVNPLLAALVGWIGLGQSLGGLEWAAIGAVVAANACSMLSRKKG